A region of Streptomyces sp. NBC_01264 DNA encodes the following proteins:
- a CDS encoding GlcG/HbpS family heme-binding protein: MSTPTRTAVAPLTTADAEALVVAATAAAGAAGVAVSVTVLDAGGHPLAFRRDDRAVLISGETSTRKAFTALQLDAPTADLVDAVQPGGPFHTLPTALDRPLLFIAGGLPVHRDGRLVGAIGVGGGAPAQDHGFAESALGVLA; encoded by the coding sequence ATGTCCACCCCCACCCGTACCGCCGTAGCCCCCCTGACCACCGCCGACGCCGAGGCGCTCGTCGTCGCTGCCACGGCCGCCGCCGGAGCGGCCGGGGTCGCCGTGAGCGTCACCGTGCTCGACGCGGGCGGCCACCCGCTCGCCTTCCGGCGCGACGACCGGGCCGTCCTGATCTCGGGCGAGACCAGCACCCGCAAGGCCTTCACCGCGCTGCAGCTCGACGCCCCGACCGCCGACCTCGTCGACGCCGTCCAGCCCGGCGGCCCCTTCCACACCCTGCCCACCGCCCTGGACCGGCCGCTGCTGTTCATCGCGGGCGGGCTCCCGGTCCACCGCGACGGCCGGCTGGTCGGAGCCATCGGCGTCGGCGGCGGAGCCCCGGCCCAGGACCACGGGTTCGCCGAGTCCGCGCTCGGCGTCCTCGCCTGA
- a CDS encoding MFS transporter — MPLALLALAIGAFGIGTTEFVIMGLLPEVAGTYGVSIPTAGFLVTGYALGVVLGAPLMTVLGTRIPRKRMLMLLMGLFIVGNVVSALAPAFGVMLAGRVVASLAHGAFFGIGAVVAAELVAPEKKAGAIAMMFTGLTVANVVGVPLGTLVGQHLGWRVTFLIVASLGLLGLLGIARLVPDLPRPQGVRIRHELAAFRNVQVLLAMGMTVLGFGGVFAAITYITPMMTNVAGFADTSVTWLLVLLGLGMVAGNLVGGRFADRALMPMLYTSLGALAVVLAAFTLTAHTRAGAGVTLFLIGALGFATVPPLQKRVLDQAAGAPTLASAVNIGAFNLGNALAAWLGGLVIAAGLGWTAPNWVGAALAASALALALVSGALERRTGTRAGGEGGSRVIAAGASAGAPASAAVPASAAVPAHH, encoded by the coding sequence ATGCCTCTCGCACTCCTCGCACTCGCCATCGGCGCCTTCGGGATCGGCACCACCGAATTCGTGATCATGGGCCTGCTCCCCGAGGTCGCCGGCACGTACGGCGTCTCGATCCCCACCGCCGGCTTCCTGGTCACCGGCTACGCCCTCGGAGTGGTCCTCGGCGCCCCGCTGATGACCGTGCTCGGCACCCGCATCCCCCGCAAGCGCATGCTGATGCTGCTCATGGGCCTGTTCATCGTGGGCAACGTGGTCTCCGCGCTGGCCCCCGCCTTCGGCGTCATGCTCGCCGGACGGGTCGTGGCCTCCCTCGCCCACGGCGCCTTCTTCGGCATCGGCGCGGTCGTCGCGGCCGAGCTGGTCGCCCCCGAGAAGAAGGCCGGAGCCATCGCCATGATGTTCACCGGCCTCACCGTGGCGAACGTCGTCGGCGTCCCGCTCGGCACCCTCGTCGGCCAGCACCTCGGCTGGCGGGTCACCTTCCTGATCGTCGCCTCGCTCGGCCTCCTCGGCCTGCTCGGCATCGCACGGCTCGTCCCCGACCTGCCGCGCCCCCAGGGCGTACGGATCCGCCACGAGCTGGCCGCGTTCCGCAACGTCCAGGTGCTCCTGGCCATGGGGATGACCGTCCTCGGCTTCGGCGGGGTCTTCGCCGCCATCACCTACATCACCCCGATGATGACGAACGTCGCCGGTTTCGCCGACACCTCCGTCACCTGGCTGCTCGTCCTCCTCGGCCTCGGCATGGTCGCGGGCAACCTCGTCGGCGGACGCTTCGCCGACCGCGCGCTGATGCCGATGCTGTACACCTCCCTGGGCGCGCTCGCCGTGGTCCTGGCCGCCTTCACCCTCACCGCCCACACCCGGGCCGGAGCCGGCGTCACCCTCTTCCTCATCGGGGCCCTCGGCTTCGCCACCGTGCCTCCGCTCCAGAAGAGGGTCCTCGACCAGGCCGCCGGCGCCCCGACCCTGGCCTCCGCCGTCAACATCGGCGCCTTCAACCTGGGCAACGCCCTCGCCGCCTGGCTCGGCGGACTCGTCATCGCCGCCGGACTCGGCTGGACCGCCCCGAACTGGGTCGGCGCGGCACTGGCCGCCTCGGCCCTCGCCCTCGCCCTGGTTTCCGGCGCGCTGGAACGGCGTACGGGGACCCGTGCGGGCGGCGAAGGAGGCAGCCGGGTCATCGCGGCCGGCGCCTCGGCCGGAGCCCCGGCGAGTGCCGCCGTCCCGGCGAGTGCCGCCGTCCCGGCCCACCACTGA
- a CDS encoding MarR family winged helix-turn-helix transcriptional regulator, which yields MTATDSALTALSQGWCALSLLHGRIEAHIERALQAGHDLSVREYSLLDVLSRQHSGPGGHLRMHQVADSVVLSQSATTRLVSRLEDRGLLSRYLCDTDRRGIYTEVSPTGLALLAEARPTNDTALREALDEAALNPELAPLVAAVKNTPEGVRSL from the coding sequence ATGACGGCCACGGACAGCGCACTCACCGCCCTCTCCCAGGGCTGGTGCGCCCTCTCCCTCCTGCACGGGCGGATCGAGGCGCACATCGAGCGCGCGCTCCAGGCGGGGCACGACCTGAGCGTGCGCGAGTACTCCCTGCTCGACGTCCTCAGCCGCCAGCACAGCGGCCCGGGCGGCCACCTGCGCATGCACCAGGTCGCGGACTCGGTGGTGCTCAGCCAGAGCGCGACGACCCGGCTGGTCAGCCGGCTGGAGGACCGCGGGCTGCTGAGCCGCTACCTGTGCGACACCGACCGCCGGGGCATCTACACCGAGGTCAGCCCGACCGGTCTCGCGCTCCTGGCCGAGGCCCGCCCCACCAACGACACCGCCCTGCGCGAGGCGCTGGACGAGGCGGCGCTCAATCCGGAACTCGCCCCGCTGGTGGCCGCGGTGAAGAACACTCCGGAGGGGGTCCGATCCCTCTAG
- a CDS encoding GNAT family N-acetyltransferase has protein sequence MNDSTHGIRIRPGGPADVPAILDMLDSAVAWMNARGNTEQWGTTPYSRIPGGVERVQGYATENSPYVAELDGVPVGALVLDTGPSPKMPMIPPAGEPERYVRLLLSDRRHAGLGIGAALLARAVEETRRAGVELLRVDCWAGGTGELVAYYERNGFTRTDPFLSGTWPGQVLAQRV, from the coding sequence ATGAACGACAGCACACACGGCATACGGATCCGGCCGGGCGGCCCGGCGGACGTACCGGCCATTCTGGACATGCTCGACTCCGCGGTGGCCTGGATGAACGCCCGTGGGAACACCGAGCAGTGGGGCACGACCCCGTACTCCCGGATTCCCGGCGGGGTGGAGCGGGTCCAGGGGTACGCCACCGAGAACTCCCCGTACGTCGCGGAGTTGGACGGGGTACCCGTCGGAGCCCTGGTGCTGGACACCGGGCCCAGCCCGAAGATGCCGATGATCCCACCCGCCGGGGAACCCGAGCGGTACGTCCGCCTGCTGCTCTCCGACCGGCGCCACGCCGGACTGGGCATCGGCGCCGCCCTGCTGGCCCGGGCCGTGGAGGAGACCAGGCGGGCCGGAGTGGAGCTGCTGCGGGTCGACTGCTGGGCGGGCGGTACGGGCGAACTGGTCGCGTACTACGAGCGCAACGGCTTCACCCGCACCGACCCGTTCCTCTCCGGCACCTGGCCGGGACAGGTACTGGCCCAGCGGGTCTAG
- a CDS encoding aldo/keto reductase, translating into MTSQTITAAASGTFELGDLTVNRIGFGAMRLPQHGAAFAAAAVPRDRDRAIDVLRRAVELGVNHIDTAAFYFSPLRSANELINRALAPYPDELVITTKVGPGRDPAGHWLPHATPAQLRGQVEENLRQLGRDHLDVVNLRIVGADSIAERFGALAELREAGLIRHLGLSNIRPHHLAEARSIAPVVCVQNMYGIGGSPDQGELLRTCGEQRIAFVPFYSIAGAGREGGAITDNSPEVHTIASAHQVSTAQVRLAWTLHQGPHVLAIPGTGNPDHLAQNVAAGSLRLSAGELSVLDSLGRETP; encoded by the coding sequence ATGACTTCACAGACGATCACCGCGGCCGCATCGGGCACCTTCGAGCTCGGCGACCTGACGGTCAACCGCATCGGCTTCGGCGCGATGCGGTTGCCCCAGCACGGCGCGGCGTTCGCGGCCGCCGCCGTCCCGCGCGACCGCGACCGGGCGATCGACGTGCTGCGCCGCGCCGTCGAGCTGGGCGTGAACCACATCGACACCGCCGCGTTCTACTTCTCCCCGCTGCGCTCCGCCAACGAGCTGATCAACCGCGCCCTGGCCCCCTACCCGGACGAACTCGTCATCACCACCAAGGTGGGACCGGGCCGCGATCCCGCAGGCCACTGGCTGCCGCACGCCACCCCCGCGCAGCTGCGCGGCCAGGTCGAGGAGAACCTGCGCCAGCTCGGCCGCGACCACCTCGACGTGGTGAACCTGCGCATCGTCGGCGCCGATTCCATCGCGGAACGCTTCGGCGCACTCGCCGAACTGCGCGAGGCCGGGCTCATCCGGCATCTGGGACTTTCCAACATCCGCCCCCACCACCTCGCCGAGGCGCGGAGCATCGCGCCCGTGGTCTGCGTCCAGAACATGTACGGCATCGGCGGATCGCCCGATCAAGGGGAACTCCTGCGCACCTGCGGCGAACAGCGCATCGCGTTCGTGCCGTTCTACTCGATCGCCGGCGCCGGACGCGAGGGTGGCGCGATCACCGACAACAGTCCGGAGGTGCACACCATCGCGAGTGCCCACCAGGTGAGCACGGCCCAGGTCCGGCTGGCGTGGACCCTGCACCAGGGCCCCCACGTCCTGGCCATCCCCGGGACCGGCAACCCCGACCACCTCGCACAGAACGTGGCCGCGGGCTCTCTGCGCCTCTCCGCCGGCGAACTCTCCGTCCTGGACTCCCTCGGCCGCGAAACCCCGTGA
- a CDS encoding ArsR/SmtB family transcription factor has product MVALAELAFSADDLAQVRFAVSPMWEIAPSFRLLTSAAAHPVHRPWVDQVRPRLLAAGLDRGWVSELIPPSGYVPDFLNPAPATPAPTPAAERDAILRSPAARVRQDLDHLARHQGGLGPRLRTLRADPQLRMAKVVEEIATYWELALGPYWARIREVLDADVFHRARIVAEHGAGHLLNHLHTSVSWDDNGLRLARRKQPLHRETAGTGLLLIPSSFTGPGLRTRTTPPDPPQLAYQARGVGSLWNRRPVTRAAALAAVLGRSRTLLLTELETPASTTQLARRTGLSPAGVSQYLTALRDAGLVSAHRAGRSVLYARTAAAETLLEAATG; this is encoded by the coding sequence GTGGTCGCCCTGGCGGAGCTGGCGTTCTCGGCGGACGATCTGGCGCAGGTGAGGTTCGCCGTCTCACCGATGTGGGAGATCGCGCCCAGTTTCCGGCTGCTGACGTCCGCCGCCGCGCATCCGGTCCACCGGCCCTGGGTCGATCAGGTACGGCCGCGTCTGCTGGCCGCCGGGCTGGACCGGGGCTGGGTCTCCGAGCTGATCCCGCCCTCCGGCTACGTCCCGGACTTCCTCAATCCGGCCCCCGCCACGCCGGCCCCCACGCCGGCGGCGGAGCGGGATGCGATCCTCCGTTCGCCCGCCGCCCGGGTACGGCAGGACCTCGACCACCTGGCCCGCCACCAGGGCGGTCTCGGCCCCCGGCTGCGGACCCTGCGTGCCGACCCGCAGCTCCGCATGGCCAAGGTCGTCGAGGAGATCGCAACGTACTGGGAGCTGGCACTCGGCCCCTACTGGGCGCGGATCCGGGAAGTGCTGGACGCGGATGTCTTCCACCGGGCCCGCATCGTCGCCGAACACGGTGCGGGCCACCTCCTGAACCACCTGCACACCTCGGTGAGCTGGGACGACAATGGGCTGCGGCTGGCCCGCCGAAAGCAGCCGCTGCATCGCGAAACGGCCGGTACGGGACTTCTGCTGATCCCCTCGTCCTTCACCGGACCAGGTCTGCGCACGCGGACGACGCCACCGGACCCACCCCAACTCGCCTATCAGGCGCGCGGTGTCGGCTCGCTGTGGAACCGACGGCCCGTCACCCGGGCCGCTGCCCTCGCAGCCGTGCTCGGTCGCTCGCGGACCTTGCTGCTGACCGAACTGGAGACCCCGGCCTCCACGACACAGCTGGCCCGCCGCACCGGACTCTCCCCGGCCGGGGTGTCCCAGTACCTCACGGCGCTGCGCGACGCGGGCCTGGTCAGCGCCCACCGCGCCGGCCGCTCGGTCCTCTACGCCCGCACCGCCGCGGCCGAAACCCTCCTCGAAGCCGCTACCGGCTGA
- a CDS encoding helix-turn-helix domain-containing protein translates to MGLAARFRAAPGGAGGGRRGGGGVRRTGTGLSGPPGPGTGAAGRAAVALADGLGSAAGSGRAVPVRCPARVAVPVPVADLAFAFALLRTHREPVTGTVRYGRATAEFLPLRSTGHVGGRLAAPGLVPAAHGFAGASLRGENRLFGAPRGPQPCADADQLAASLDPVEACGRGRGMWSAVSSGGVPAGERFDWYADIISREVMPAALSSERPAEFRGEAAVVDLGPLRASKFALSPLRSRRTPALIRRGDPEQYQLALLRKGVTSMSQHRNTCTVGGGDLMLWDTSRPSDNVMHEDGGQVRATILMLPRDVLPLRPERLERLLARRIPGDRGIAAILASFMTALEDHAAECEPRELARLGAVAVDLATACLAQHLDAEDRIPSEARAEVLLRRIHAFIEHNLADPELAPPTIAARHNISVRGLHQLFQGQGESVRSRIRRRRLEQCRTDLIRPELAAHRVQSIAARWGFSGPEVFSRSFREAYGLTPTEYRGLGAGGTHRDSVQRPAP, encoded by the coding sequence GTGGGCCTGGCCGCGCGGTTTCGCGCTGCCCCTGGCGGGGCTGGCGGCGGCCGCCGCGGTGGTGGTGGGGTACGCCGTACTGGCACCGGACTCTCCGGTCCGCCCGGGCCCGGTACCGGCGCCGCCGGCCGCGCCGCCGTCGCCCTCGCCGACGGGCTCGGCTCCGCGGCCGGTTCCGGACGGGCCGTCCCCGTCCGTTGCCCCGCCCGCGTCGCCGTCCCCGTCCCCGTCGCGGATCTCGCCTTCGCCTTCGCCCTCCTCCGTACCCACCGCGAGCCCGTCACGGGCACCGTCCGGTACGGGCGCGCCACGGCCGAGTTCCTCCCCCTCCGCTCCACCGGGCACGTCGGCGGCCGTCTCGCCGCCCCCGGCCTCGTCCCCGCCGCCCACGGCTTCGCGGGCGCCTCGCTGAGAGGGGAGAACCGCCTGTTCGGGGCGCCACGCGGGCCGCAACCATGCGCCGACGCAGATCAGTTGGCCGCATCCTTGGATCCTGTCGAAGCATGCGGACGGGGGCGCGGGATGTGGTCAGCGGTGTCGTCGGGCGGGGTCCCGGCGGGGGAGCGGTTCGACTGGTACGCCGACATCATCTCCCGTGAGGTGATGCCGGCGGCGCTCAGCAGCGAGCGGCCGGCCGAGTTCCGGGGCGAGGCAGCCGTCGTGGACCTCGGTCCCCTGCGCGCGTCCAAGTTCGCCCTGTCGCCGCTGCGTTCGCGGCGCACCCCCGCGCTGATCCGCCGTGGCGATCCGGAGCAGTACCAACTGGCCCTGCTGCGCAAGGGCGTCACCTCGATGTCCCAGCACCGCAACACGTGCACGGTCGGAGGCGGTGACCTCATGCTGTGGGACACCTCGCGGCCCTCCGACAACGTGATGCACGAGGACGGCGGCCAGGTCCGGGCGACGATCCTCATGCTCCCCCGGGACGTACTGCCCCTGCGCCCCGAGCGGTTGGAACGGCTGCTGGCCCGACGTATCCCGGGTGACCGCGGCATCGCGGCGATCCTGGCCTCCTTCATGACCGCCCTGGAGGACCACGCCGCCGAATGCGAGCCCCGGGAACTGGCCCGGCTCGGCGCGGTCGCCGTCGACCTCGCCACGGCCTGCCTGGCCCAGCATCTGGACGCGGAGGACCGGATCCCCTCCGAGGCCCGTGCGGAGGTGCTCCTGCGGCGGATCCACGCCTTCATCGAGCACAACCTCGCCGACCCGGAGTTGGCACCGCCCACCATCGCGGCCCGCCACAACATCTCGGTGCGCGGCCTCCACCAGCTCTTCCAGGGGCAGGGGGAGAGCGTCCGGTCCCGGATCCGCCGACGCCGCCTGGAACAGTGCCGCACCGACCTGATCCGCCCCGAACTCGCCGCCCACCGGGTCCAGTCCATCGCCGCCCGCTGGGGCTTCAGCGGACCCGAGGTCTTCAGCCGCTCCTTCCGCGAGGCGTACGGACTCACGCCCACGGAGTACCGTGGGCTGGGCGCGGGGGGAACGCACCGGGACAGCGTTCAGCGGCCGGCTCCGTAG
- a CDS encoding SigE family RNA polymerase sigma factor: MLHLAPSLGPAATGFDRPWRGLWSFLLRRERSSAAQAPPAPTEPYRHGYTYGHPGEPGGPPPTVTELYHAHRLPMVRLAVLLVDDLGTAEDVVQDAFTALYRRHGERITEVDNALGYLRTAVVNTARSVLRRRRTARAWTPQAPADVPSAEASVVLDEAHREVLAALGRLTPRRRQVLVLRYWADLSEAEIAETLGISRGAVKSNASRGLDALERILEGRI; this comes from the coding sequence GTGCTCCACCTCGCACCATCCCTGGGCCCCGCCGCGACCGGTTTCGACCGACCGTGGCGGGGCTTGTGGTCGTTCCTGCTGCGCCGTGAGCGCTCCTCGGCCGCGCAGGCCCCGCCCGCGCCGACGGAGCCGTACCGGCACGGCTACACGTACGGCCACCCCGGCGAGCCGGGCGGCCCGCCGCCCACCGTGACCGAGCTCTACCACGCCCACCGGCTGCCGATGGTCCGGCTGGCGGTGCTGCTGGTGGACGATCTGGGCACCGCCGAGGACGTGGTCCAGGACGCCTTCACGGCCTTGTACCGGCGCCACGGCGAGCGGATCACGGAGGTGGACAACGCGCTGGGCTACCTGCGCACCGCCGTCGTCAACACGGCCCGCTCCGTACTGCGCCGCCGCCGGACCGCCCGTGCGTGGACCCCGCAGGCACCCGCCGACGTACCCTCCGCCGAGGCCTCCGTGGTCCTCGACGAGGCGCACCGCGAGGTCCTCGCCGCGCTGGGGCGGCTGACGCCGAGGCGGCGGCAGGTCCTGGTGCTGCGCTACTGGGCGGACCTCAGCGAGGCGGAGATAGCCGAGACGCTGGGGATCAGCCGGGGGGCGGTCAAATCGAACGCGAGCCGTGGGCTGGACGCGCTGGAACGGATTCTGGAGGGTCGGATATGA
- a CDS encoding LPXTG cell wall anchor domain-containing protein — protein MKNLKRSPLSVRRTAALAVAAAGAALALAGPASAAAGAPSASPTVAAPAPATPTPSTAPSVAPSAPAPSVSRPPTATPSARPSTSASAAPTVVPSGKPTAVPSAAPSPAPSSSGGSELAHTGSSATNAALGAGAAVLITAGAATLYTLRRRANG, from the coding sequence GTGAAGAACCTGAAGCGCTCCCCGCTGTCCGTCCGCAGGACGGCGGCCCTCGCCGTCGCCGCCGCCGGCGCGGCCCTCGCGCTGGCCGGGCCGGCCTCCGCAGCAGCAGGGGCGCCCTCCGCCTCGCCCACCGTGGCCGCGCCCGCACCGGCGACGCCCACGCCCAGCACGGCGCCGAGCGTGGCCCCTTCGGCCCCGGCTCCCTCGGTGAGCCGGCCGCCGACCGCGACCCCCAGCGCGCGCCCGAGCACGTCGGCGAGCGCTGCCCCGACCGTTGTGCCGAGCGGGAAGCCGACCGCCGTCCCCAGCGCGGCTCCCAGCCCCGCCCCCTCCTCGTCCGGCGGATCCGAGCTCGCGCATACTGGCTCCTCCGCCACCAATGCCGCACTCGGCGCCGGGGCCGCCGTGCTGATCACCGCCGGGGCCGCGACCCTGTACACCCTGCGGCGCCGCGCCAACGGCTGA
- a CDS encoding PLP-dependent aminotransferase family protein, producing MDRSKGSAVKGSETAGPAILRTAGSDFLQLDIGRAPAGGRTEWLADRLRAAIADGRLAVGSRLPASRVLAAELGVSRGLVTEAYQRLAETGQVAGRGRAGTVVVAAPVTERLPRSGPARSGTARSGVPDRAGPFTPGPRGGLVDALRAAPSRIDLSPGAPDLTAFPRTAWLQAERRVLAELTPADFGYGNPQGAPALREAIVGWLALNRGIRAAPDEVVVVAGVAQALGLLAQVLRAEGVRRVAVEDPGSLGARQQLVHGGMELLPVPVDAGGIETAALTAGPAQAVVLTPAHQFPTGVVLDGERRRELLGWAAAGGVVIEDDYDAEHRYDRAPVPALRALLPDAVCYTGSVSKLLAPALRLGWLLVPPRRLDAVIEAKRYADLGNPVLAQLVLARLMASGELERHLRFVRRRHRARRDAMLRAIGAELPGARVHGAAAGLHLMVTFDGEPTGLAGLDDTALAAAALDLGVKAHPLSWHRVTPGAPGLVLGYAAGTAGEIEEGVAVIGTALRRLREARGQRGSRGSRGSMDPRLV from the coding sequence GTGGACAGGTCCAAAGGAAGCGCCGTCAAGGGGTCCGAAACAGCCGGGCCGGCCATCCTCCGGACAGCCGGGTCGGACTTCCTCCAGCTCGACATCGGGCGGGCCCCCGCCGGCGGCCGGACCGAGTGGCTCGCCGACCGGCTGCGTGCCGCCATCGCCGACGGCAGGCTCGCCGTCGGCAGCCGGCTCCCGGCCAGCCGTGTCCTCGCCGCCGAGCTCGGGGTCTCCCGGGGGCTGGTCACCGAGGCGTACCAGCGGCTGGCGGAGACCGGCCAGGTGGCCGGCCGCGGCCGCGCGGGGACCGTGGTGGTGGCCGCCCCGGTGACCGAGCGGCTGCCCCGGTCCGGGCCTGCCCGGTCGGGGACCGCCCGGTCCGGAGTCCCTGATCGGGCCGGCCCGTTCACCCCGGGCCCGCGCGGCGGCCTCGTCGACGCGCTGCGCGCCGCCCCGTCCCGGATCGACCTCTCGCCCGGGGCGCCCGACCTGACGGCGTTCCCGCGTACGGCCTGGCTCCAGGCGGAGCGCCGGGTCCTGGCCGAGCTCACCCCCGCCGACTTCGGCTACGGGAACCCGCAGGGCGCCCCCGCGCTGCGCGAGGCGATCGTCGGCTGGCTCGCCCTCAACCGCGGGATCCGGGCCGCCCCCGACGAGGTGGTCGTGGTGGCGGGCGTGGCCCAGGCGCTCGGACTGCTGGCCCAGGTGCTGCGCGCGGAGGGCGTACGGCGCGTGGCCGTGGAGGATCCCGGCTCGCTGGGGGCGCGGCAGCAACTGGTGCACGGAGGCATGGAACTCCTGCCCGTACCGGTGGACGCGGGCGGCATCGAAACCGCCGCCCTGACGGCCGGCCCGGCCCAGGCGGTGGTGCTGACACCGGCGCACCAGTTCCCGACCGGGGTCGTCCTCGACGGGGAACGCCGCCGCGAGCTGCTCGGCTGGGCAGCGGCCGGGGGAGTCGTCATCGAGGACGACTACGACGCCGAACACCGCTACGACCGCGCCCCCGTCCCCGCGCTGCGGGCCCTGCTCCCGGACGCCGTCTGCTACACCGGAAGCGTCTCCAAACTCCTCGCCCCCGCCCTGCGCCTGGGCTGGCTGCTGGTCCCGCCGCGCCGGCTGGACGCCGTCATCGAGGCCAAGCGCTACGCCGACCTCGGCAATCCCGTCCTCGCCCAGCTGGTGCTGGCCCGGCTGATGGCCTCGGGGGAGCTGGAACGCCACCTGCGCTTCGTACGCCGGCGCCACCGGGCCCGCCGGGACGCGATGCTCCGCGCGATCGGCGCTGAACTACCGGGCGCGCGGGTGCACGGGGCGGCGGCCGGGCTGCACCTGATGGTCACCTTCGACGGCGAACCCACCGGGCTCGCCGGCCTCGACGACACCGCTCTCGCGGCCGCGGCCCTGGACCTCGGGGTGAAGGCGCATCCGTTGTCCTGGCACCGGGTGACCCCGGGGGCTCCGGGCCTGGTCCTCGGCTACGCGGCGGGCACGGCGGGGGAGATCGAGGAGGGCGTGGCCGTCATCGGCACGGCCCTGCGGCGGCTGCGGGAGGCACGAGGGCAACGGGGGTCGCGGGGGTCGCGGGGGTCGATGGACCCGCGCCTGGTCTGA
- a CDS encoding DMT family transporter: protein MRDLAPGIVGMVLVGSSVTLSRSLVDAPLFGVQAVRYALAALLLYGLARGARVPIRAPRGREWLWLGGVAATGLVLFNVAVVRGVAHAEPAVIAVAVACAPVLLGVIGPLLEGRGPSRRVLLAAPVVVTGAVLVEGTGRTDAAGVGWAALALGCEAGFTLLAVPVLRRHGAWGVSLHAVWMGAVMLAVLTVCVEGPAELVTVSPRQWAAAGYLAVMVTAVAFLLWYRTVAAVGSGRAGLLTGVAPLAAAGAGAVTGGGVPEPAVWLGLAVVVAGLAAGLRPERGPGGPAGVLSAPVTPPAPAMSVMPVTSATPATSATPVTRKPRSAHESTAP from the coding sequence GTGCGCGACCTCGCCCCCGGCATCGTCGGCATGGTCCTCGTCGGCAGCAGCGTCACCCTCTCCCGTTCCCTCGTGGACGCCCCGCTCTTCGGCGTGCAGGCCGTCCGGTACGCGCTGGCCGCGCTGCTCCTGTACGGCCTGGCCCGCGGCGCCCGGGTACCGATCAGGGCCCCGCGCGGCCGGGAGTGGCTGTGGCTGGGCGGGGTCGCCGCGACCGGGCTGGTGCTGTTCAACGTGGCCGTCGTACGGGGCGTCGCGCACGCGGAGCCGGCCGTCATCGCCGTCGCCGTGGCCTGCGCACCGGTCCTGCTCGGGGTGATCGGTCCGCTGCTGGAGGGCCGCGGGCCCAGCCGCCGGGTGCTGCTGGCCGCTCCGGTGGTCGTCACCGGGGCGGTGCTGGTGGAGGGAACGGGCCGGACGGACGCGGCCGGGGTCGGATGGGCCGCGCTCGCGCTGGGCTGCGAGGCCGGATTCACCCTGCTCGCGGTGCCGGTGCTGAGACGTCACGGGGCGTGGGGGGTGTCGCTGCACGCGGTGTGGATGGGCGCGGTGATGCTGGCGGTGCTCACGGTGTGCGTCGAGGGGCCCGCGGAGCTCGTGACCGTGAGCCCGCGCCAGTGGGCCGCCGCCGGCTACCTCGCCGTGATGGTGACCGCGGTGGCCTTCCTCCTCTGGTACCGCACGGTGGCCGCAGTGGGCTCCGGCCGGGCCGGGCTGCTCACCGGGGTGGCCCCGCTCGCGGCGGCGGGCGCGGGAGCCGTCACCGGCGGCGGGGTGCCGGAGCCGGCGGTGTGGCTGGGCCTGGCCGTGGTGGTCGCCGGGCTGGCGGCCGGACTCAGGCCGGAGCGGGGCCCGGGCGGTCCGGCGGGCGTCCTGTCCGCGCCGGTCACGCCGCCCGCGCCCGCCATGTCCGTCATGCCGGTCACGTCAGCCACGCCAGCCACATCTGCCACACCCGTCACACGAAAGCCTCGTAGCGCCCATGAGTCCACGGCCCCTTGA